From the Desulfobacterales bacterium genome, the window AAAACGGTCATTTAAGGAGTATTCGCTTAACGGCCTGCACAATGGACAGGTCATCTTGATTGGAACGGACGGTATTTGGGAAACCGAAAATGAACGGGGAGAGAGGTTTGGTAAAGACAGGCTTCGTGAAATTTTACGGAGCAACAGCCGTGGTTCTGCCGAAAAAATTATTCGGGCCATAACGGATAATCTGGTGGCTTTTCGCCAAAATGCTACCCAGACGGATGACGTCACTATGGTCGTCATTAAGGCATGGTC encodes:
- a CDS encoding SpoIIE family protein phosphatase gives rise to the protein KRSFKEYSLNGLHNGQVILIGTDGIWETENERGERFGKDRLREILRSNSRGSAEKIIRAITDNLVAFRQNATQTDDVTMVVIKAWS